In the genome of Gemmatimonadaceae bacterium, the window CCACGCGGTGGATTACGTGCTCAAACCAGTGGATGCTGATCGGTTTCGCGCGGCCTTCGAGCGCGCGCGAACGCAGCGGGCCCATGCGGTCGCGGCCGAACGTCTGGGCGAATTGCTGGCCACGGTGCGTCGCCTGGCCGACGGGAATGGCGTTCCGGAACGCGGTGACGCCGCGGCTGCATCGGCGGGCCATCAGACCAACGCCGTCGCGGGCAGTCCCGGCAGCAACGGTCACTTTGCCAGTCGTATCCTGGTAAAGCAGGATGGTCGCATGTTCTTTGTAAAGACGACGGAAATCGATTGGATCGAGGCGGACCGCAACTACGTACGTCTGCATGTCGGCAAGGTCGCCCATACCATCCGGGACCGCATCAGCCACCTGGAGGAGACGCTCGATCCACGATTGTTCGCGCGCATTCACC includes:
- a CDS encoding response regulator transcription factor — encoded protein: MRRLLQNESDVEIIGEAETGRDAIRMITETHPDLVCLDVQMPELDGFGVLAELDGETMPMILFVTAYDEHAQRAFDVHAVDYVLKPVDADRFRAAFERARTQRAHAVAAERLGELLATVRRLADGNGVPERGDAAAASAGHQTNAVAGSPGSNGHFASRILVKQDGRMFFVKTTEIDWIEADRNYVRLHVGKVAHTIRDRISHLEETLDPRLFARIHRSTIVNLNRVREMQQWFSGDYVVILEDGTRLRLSRHYRDRVEKQVGV